Proteins from one Telopea speciosissima isolate NSW1024214 ecotype Mountain lineage chromosome 1, Tspe_v1, whole genome shotgun sequence genomic window:
- the LOC122642581 gene encoding internal alternative NAD(P)H-ubiquinone oxidoreductase A2, mitochondrial-like isoform X1, whose protein sequence is MAWFRSFFHVSSTKSSSIKHRYLNPSSPPFLFTSLLQHFSTESTIQTPSPNDHHYSGLGPTKPGEKPRMVVLGSGWAGCRLMKGIDTSIYDIVCVSPRNHMVFTPLLASTCVGTLEFRSVAEPVGRIQPAISREPGCFFFLAHCKELDADNHVVHCETVTDGENTMKPGNFSISYDKLVIAAGAEASTFGIHGVKEHAVFLREVHDAQEIRRKLLLNLMLSDVPGISEEEKSRLLHCVVIGGGPTGVEFSGELSDFIIKDVHQRYAHVKDYIHVTLIEANEILSSFDDRLRQYATKQLTKSGVRLVHGIVKDVQLQKVILNDGTEVPYGLLVWSTGVGPSPLTRSLQLPKSSGGRIGVDEWLRVPSVQDVFAIGDCCGFLESTGKPVLPALAQVAERQGKYIGSLLNKIGKAGGGHANSAWEIELEAPFVYKHLGSMATVGSFKALVDLRQSKEAKGLSLTGFVSWFIWRSAYLTRVISWRNRFYVAVNWATTFVFGRDISRI, encoded by the exons ATGGCCTGGTTCAGAAGCTTCTTTCATGTCTCCTCCACTAAGTCTTCTTCAATTAAGCACAGATACTTGAACccatcttctcctcctttcctctTCACATCTTTGTTGCAACACTTCAGCACTGAATCAACAATTCAAACTCCATCTCCCAATGATCATCATTACTCTGGTCTCGGGCCGACTAAGCCCGGTGAGAAGCCGAGGATGGTGGTTTTGGGTTCAGGGTGGGCTGGTTGCAGGCTCATGAAAGGTATAGACACCAGTATCTACGATATAGTCTGCGTATCACCTCGGAATCATATGGTTTTCACTCCTCTGTTAGCTTCCACCTGTGTTGGTACGCTTGAGTTTCGATCTGTAGCCGAACCTGTCGGAAGGATTCAACCTGCCATTTCTCGGGAACCtggttgtttcttctttcttgctcATTGCAAGGAACTTGATGCCGATAACCATGTG GTGCACTGTGAGACTGTAACGGATGGAGAGAATACTATGAAGCCTGGGAACTTTAGCATTTCATACGATAAGTTAGTTATTGCAGCAGGAGCTGAGGCTTCGACTTTTGGAATCCATGGAGTGAAGGAACATGCTGTTTTTCTTCGCGAAGTTCATGATGCTCAGGAGATCCGTAGGAAGCTACTCCTGAACCTAATGTTGTCTGATGTGCCTG GAATCTCAGAGGAAGAAAAAAGTAGACTGTTACACTGTGTTGTCATAGGAGGTGGTCCAACTGGGGTTGAGTTTAGTGGAGAACTTAGTGATTTTATCATCAAAGATGTTCATCAAAGATATGCCCATGTGAAAGATTACATACATGTAACCCTGATTGAG GCTAATGAGATATTATCATCCTTTGATGATCGCCTCAGGCAGTATGCCACTAAGCAATTGACTAAG TCGGGTGTACGTCTCGTCCATGGAATTGTAAAAGATGTTCAGCTGCAGAAGGTTATTCTTAACGATGGAACAGAGGTTCCATATGGGTTGTTGGTGTGGTCTACAGGTGTTGGTCCCTCTCCTCTCACAAGATCTCTGCAACTTCCAAAATCTTCTGGTGGAAG GATTGGTGTGGATGAATGGTTGCGCGTTCCTTCTGTGCAGGATGTGTTCGCAATTGGTGATTGTTGCGGTTTTCTTGAAAGCACTGGCAAACCAGTACTTCCAGCTCTAGCTCAG GTTGCAGAGCGGCAGGGAAAATATATTGGGAGCCTATTGAACAAGATTGGTAAAGCTGGTGGAGGGCATGCGAACAGTGCATGGGAAATTGAATTGGAGGCCCCATTTGTTTATAAACACTTGGGAAGCATGGCGACTGTAGGGAGTTTCAAGGCTCTTGTGGACCTCagacaaagcaag GAGGCAAAAGGGTTGTCTCTGACAGGATTTGTTAGTTGGTTTATTTGGCGGTCAGCATATTTAACACGGGTGATAAGCTGGAGAAACAGATTCTATGTTGCAGTCAATTGGGCCACTACATTTGTGTTTGGCCGTGATATAAGCCGTATCTGA
- the LOC122642581 gene encoding internal alternative NAD(P)H-ubiquinone oxidoreductase A2, mitochondrial-like isoform X2: MAWFRSFFHVSSTKSSSIKHRYLNPSSPPFLFTSLLQHFSTESTIQTPSPNDHHYSGLGPTKPGEKPRMVVLGSGWAGCRLMKGIDTSIYDIVCVSPRNHMVFTPLLASTCVGTLEFRSVAEPVGRIQPAISREPGCFFFLAHCKELDADNHVVHCETVTDGENTMKPGNFSISYDKLVIAAGAEASTFGIHGVKEHAVFLREVHDAQEIRRKLLLNLMLSDVPGISEEEKSRLLHCVVIGGGPTGVEFSGELSDFIIKDVHQRYAHVKDYIHVTLIEANEILSSFDDRLRQYATKQLTKSGVRLVHGIVKDVQLQKVILNDGTEVPYGLLVWSTGVGPSPLTRSLQLPKSSGGRIGVDEWLRVPSVQDVFAIGDCCGFLESTGKPVLPALAQDARTRLQSGRENILGAY, translated from the exons ATGGCCTGGTTCAGAAGCTTCTTTCATGTCTCCTCCACTAAGTCTTCTTCAATTAAGCACAGATACTTGAACccatcttctcctcctttcctctTCACATCTTTGTTGCAACACTTCAGCACTGAATCAACAATTCAAACTCCATCTCCCAATGATCATCATTACTCTGGTCTCGGGCCGACTAAGCCCGGTGAGAAGCCGAGGATGGTGGTTTTGGGTTCAGGGTGGGCTGGTTGCAGGCTCATGAAAGGTATAGACACCAGTATCTACGATATAGTCTGCGTATCACCTCGGAATCATATGGTTTTCACTCCTCTGTTAGCTTCCACCTGTGTTGGTACGCTTGAGTTTCGATCTGTAGCCGAACCTGTCGGAAGGATTCAACCTGCCATTTCTCGGGAACCtggttgtttcttctttcttgctcATTGCAAGGAACTTGATGCCGATAACCATGTG GTGCACTGTGAGACTGTAACGGATGGAGAGAATACTATGAAGCCTGGGAACTTTAGCATTTCATACGATAAGTTAGTTATTGCAGCAGGAGCTGAGGCTTCGACTTTTGGAATCCATGGAGTGAAGGAACATGCTGTTTTTCTTCGCGAAGTTCATGATGCTCAGGAGATCCGTAGGAAGCTACTCCTGAACCTAATGTTGTCTGATGTGCCTG GAATCTCAGAGGAAGAAAAAAGTAGACTGTTACACTGTGTTGTCATAGGAGGTGGTCCAACTGGGGTTGAGTTTAGTGGAGAACTTAGTGATTTTATCATCAAAGATGTTCATCAAAGATATGCCCATGTGAAAGATTACATACATGTAACCCTGATTGAG GCTAATGAGATATTATCATCCTTTGATGATCGCCTCAGGCAGTATGCCACTAAGCAATTGACTAAG TCGGGTGTACGTCTCGTCCATGGAATTGTAAAAGATGTTCAGCTGCAGAAGGTTATTCTTAACGATGGAACAGAGGTTCCATATGGGTTGTTGGTGTGGTCTACAGGTGTTGGTCCCTCTCCTCTCACAAGATCTCTGCAACTTCCAAAATCTTCTGGTGGAAG GATTGGTGTGGATGAATGGTTGCGCGTTCCTTCTGTGCAGGATGTGTTCGCAATTGGTGATTGTTGCGGTTTTCTTGAAAGCACTGGCAAACCAGTACTTCCAGCTCTAGCTCAG GATGCCCGAACCAGGTTGCAGAGCGGCAGGGAAAATATATTGGGAGCCTATTGA